ATGCTCACAAAGCCATAACTCATGTTACATACTACAGACAAAAAGGATGGGGATTTTTTGGGGTTTTGTTTACAGTTGGAGGCCAAAAACTGGTTCTTAGCATAGCttgttatatatttattagaAATACTTTTCCTGGTGACATAGTCCAGCTACCCAATTTTATAAGACCACAGCGTTATCTgtaatctctctctttctttctttctttcttcttgcACCTGGTTCTGTGCAGCTGGCCTTCATGCTTTGGGACAGCAGGAACATAATGGCTGTTTGAGAATCACAGCATGTGTATCATTTCTCACTGCGTGTGACTGAGGCTGGTGTGGGGAAAAGTTGTCGTGCAAATTGTTTAATCTGCCTATTCCTTTCAATTGAGATATATATACATGACTTTTtgtttctctccctctcttgttCACCTTACAGTGTGTTTGGCTGAGGTCAAAGTCATGGTGACCCCAAAGGTGGAGGTGATTAAAGGAGAGACTGCCAAGCTGCCGTGCACATACACCACCACTGCATCTGCCTCCACTATTGTTGCTCAGTGGTTCATTGTGAGTACATTTTTGATTTTTATTCCTAATAATAAGCAAATAAttgcagtatttttattttatgatcATGCATCATATACGTGTCACTTTTTATCCGTAGGAGGTTGCAGGTGTAAGGAAGCAGATAGCTTACAAGACTGAGCGTAGTTTTGGCGTTGATGCTAACACACCGTTGACAGATCGGTTAGTCTTGGGAGATGACTTGTCCATCACCATTTCTCCAGTCATAGTGGACGATGAGAGGAGCTTTTACTGCCAAGTTACAACGGGGTCTACGGGGGTCTCTGAGGCTGAAACCGTGGTCAAGGTTTTCTGTAAGTCTGGCTGAAAATGAATCCAGAAGCAGTGGCGGCccgtgacttcttttttcgagggcgcaatatgcgaagtttgtcacaacatgtatgtagcccgtcgtgtgtggttcgtaatttcaaaatatgtgtttgcacGTCTAGTTAATCTATGTGCATGACTtgtctgctgcagatgcgtctaaagggcttatgataaaagagacgctcgcgtttgtcagatactcacataatctgatgcgtaatcagagtttactgttaagggagtgtcttgcgtgtattttgtgaatgtgagcatctcttttatcataaacggttttgacgcgtgtgcggcaggcacttattttgacaaaacacataatgcacatggttcacatgacacaacaaacacacattttgaatttgcgcccctcggaagagcagtcacgagctgccACTGTCCAGAAATCATTCTTTTGATTTCTatccaactttttattttacaacTGGCTCTACTGGCTTTATCATACAAAGTGTAAACcttatgcagttttattttaacatgtacagGGTAAATCCATACAGCAAATACAGCTGAAAATTCTTTTTTGGCTTATGGCGTATTCATCTGGGCATGTGTCTGCTCCACAATTTTGCATAACCTAAATGAGACATATGGCCAGCCACTTTAACTCCTATTCATTAGCCCTGGGTGTTGTTTATAAATTGCCCCGGGTCAATTATAACCGTTAAGATTGCATTTGACACTATTGATTAATAGAGTGATTGCACTTGTCATGTTTGATGGATGTCATTTTAAGGCTGTGATAGCCAAATAGGAGTAAGAGGGAAGGTTCTCACAGTATAGTACCCAGTCCTGCAAATAGACCTCTTCGTGAAACTCCAAAAATGTTTTCAGGAGCAAAGGAGTTCACTGACAAACCTTGACAAAAGCTccataaatacatttatttcagtttaCTTCTGCATTTGGTGACATTGAACTTTCAGCCCCGCTGCTTGCCAACtcattatttctttaaaaacccTCCcccagttgtgtgtgtgtgaagaggTCACTTTATGAAAAACTGTGGCAACTGTGTTTGTGCATAGGGGGTCGTGTGCTGCGTGCAAGTATGTGTGCGCATACATAGAGAGTAACAGAACAGGCTCTTTGTTCATTTTCCACGCCAGACTGTATAGAGAGAGAGCCGTAATGGCTGTAATAATTGTGAATGAGTGCACTGGGACCGGAAAACAATGGAATCTTCTCCCAGGAGACAATACTTCTGCCTGCTTCATGGCTAATGGCTTCACTAGAGAGAAATGTCCTCGTTTTAAGAGGGAGAAACGTCCATCTCCGTACAAATACTGTACACTCTTATTCTCTGTAGCTGTTTTATTtatcgagagagagagagcgagagagagagagagagaaagcgagagaAAGAGATTATTTGGTGTATTGCTTGAATTTGGATaggaaaagtaaatgttttttttataaatgatttttCATATCTCAGTTGTTTCTCCAACACTGAGTAATTCCtccatattttaatttttttaagaaataaaagttaaaaattGAAACATACTTGAACTGAGAACTACATTAGGTCTCTTGTGCTATGGAAAGGCAATCAATGTAAAGAGACAAAGAGAGATAGAGGCTCTAGGAAGAAAGACTGTTAATGCTATTGAAAATGATGTGTTTATATTTGTAGCAGATGACAGCTGGGGCAGTGATATGATGACCTTGCGAGTGAATTAAGGGGTGGGGAGTGATTGCAGTGTTAAAGTGTTTTGGAAAGAGAGCAAAGACATACCTATAGTGTAAATTTATTTGCCTTTTCTACATATTTAGAAGATTTATTTTCCCTTTTAAGGCTTTAGACTTGCCAGTTGACGCCTGCCTGTTTGTGTGATGGTCTGGAAATCATATACAAATTATTAATCTATTAAAAAAATGAGCTTGCATTAACAATGTTTTTCATCTCGTCCTATCACAGATGCTCCAGAGAAGCCTGTGATATCTGGCAATGACCAGTCTATCCCTGTCTTTGAGGGATTTACTTCCTCCTCTGAGGTGAATCTCATATTGCTGCATACTGTATGATCTATGTGAGATGTGTGTTGTTTCATTTGTACCTTGTTTTAACAAGAATAGCATTTGTGGCATTCATTTGTTTAGGTTGGAAAGTGCACCAGTAGGAACGCACACCCTCAGCCTCGTTTAATCTGGTTCAAGGATGGCACACCTATGCCTGAAGTAAAGGACCTTAAGGAGAGTAAGTGTTCGTGATCGTTCCTATTTATCACTGTCTGCACACTATAGTCCAAAAAAAATCCAACTGAGGTCAATTTCAGTGCCCACCAACTGTTGAATTACAGATTTTCTACAGCCTGTATTTTCAGGCCGGGGGACTGTAGACAGATAAAGGCATTGCATTATCTTTAAAGAGGACATaccataaaaatctgactttttccatgtttaagtgctctaattgggtccccagtgcttttatcaacctagaaaatgtgaaaaagatccacccagtaacttagttttgttaaaccattctccacaagcatgtgaaaaaaataggtttggctccccttgtgatgtcagaaggggacaataccgccccttaatctgcactatccaaccactacactgccatttagtgcagagatcagctcatttgcatgttaaaggacacacccaaaaatggcacatttttgctcacacttacaaagtgacaattttaacatgctataataaattatttatatgatattttgagctaaaacttctaaaacacaaacattctctggggacaccaaagatttatttgacatcttaaaaaagtcttgtgaaatgtcccctttaaatagtCAACAAAAAGCATTATAGTAagtaatatattattaataaaagttACAGATGTAATTCGAGACTAAAACTATTTTACAGTACATTGCCGGTTCTTTCAGTAGGGTCTGGATGGGGTTCCGTTTATTTGTTAAAGTTGAAAACTGCTTCTTACCTTGCCTTTCTCTCTGCTTTTCAGAAACATACATGATAGCTGGTGTAGTGAAGGAAGCCTCAGGCCTGTACACTGTGACCAGCACACTATTCATGCGGCCAGAAAAAGCAGATGCTAAATCAGTTTTCCATTGCACTGTGGAGTACAGCATGCCAAACAAACAGATCAAACAGGAAAACTCTGATACATTCAACCTCACATTGCTTTGTGAGTcccacgcacacacatacactcaaGATGAGCCACGTTAATCAACTATACTTTCTATTAGACTGAAAACCCTAATCTTGTACCCTCCTCCAATCAGATTCAGCGGAAAATGTGTACTTTAAAATTATGAATCATGGGCCGATCAAAGAGGGGGATGATGTGCATATGATCTGTGAGACTGATGGAAACCCTCAGCCAAACTTTCTTTTTTCTAAAGAGGTGAGACCATCCATCCCGGATTGCAaccaaataaatgaatattgtTTTGATCATTTCACATTGACTCATTCACTTATTTATTTACAGGATAAGCAATTGGCAGGGGCAACAGGTAGTTTGATGTTGAAGAGCGTGACTCGCGAGGACGCTGGAACCTACAAGTGTGTAGCTGAGGATTTTGATGCTGGACCCGAAGTTGTGCTTGACAAGACTTTGAATGTTAATGTGCATTGTGAGTATCAATGCCACCATGGCAGAGTATGTGAGAACTTGTTGTTGAGTTAACTAGTATCGCTAAAGTAAATCACAACCATGTAATTTTCCATCATTCGTTAGCTATATTTTCTTGTAACCACTCTCTTCTTATGTCATCCAGATCTTGACCCTGTGGTTGTAGCTCCAGAAGGTCCTTTGAATGTTTCTCAGGGAGAGGCTGTGGAGCTTCAATGTAAGACCAAGTCCTCAGACAGTTACACTCTGCAGTGGAAAAAGGCAAGTCAATAAATCTCCATCCTTTCTTTGAGTACGTCAAATGCTTTGTTTTAACTTTGTCACGTTGCTTTCTGTGAACATATTGGTATCAATTTTCTACATGGGGCTTtttgtttcattgtgtttttgTGCGTGTGTACTGTAGGGCTCAAAGGTGCTGTCGCAGAACGGTGTGTTGACTCTCCAGTCGGTGACTCTCTCTGACGCTGGTCTGTATTTATGTGTGGGAGCTGTACCCACTGTGCCAGGTCTCGAAAAACAAGCCAATGTCACCATTACCGTCCAAGGTACCTGCACACACAATTGTCTTATTGTGTTATACAAATGCAATCAAAATGAATTGAACTCAGGGAAGAAATGACACTTGAATGTTAATCGCTTGCCAATGTAAAATGTGAATAAAAGCTGTCAAAACAGCTTGTATTCAGAAGATGAAAATATGCTTGGTTATTAAGTAAACTACTCACTGTCAACAATGTGAACAGCCAGCTCTTATGTAATAGCAGCTGGTCCTCCATTGTCTGGATAATATGTTTAGATATCTACAGATTGAGGTATTAACACAGCCACAATAAATTTGCATGTTTGATAATACTGTTTATAGTCATTATCAGTATCAAGATTCCTCTTTATTATAATGTCAGTTCAGCTTCATGACTGATGCTTTTAAGACAAACCTACAATAAGCTATAAACATTGTTAAACTATGGTGCGTGTATGTTTTATATAATGGCGTATGTCAGTTTGAACTTCATTTGTAAAAAGGTTTAATTGTCGAATTTATAGTAAAGTTTAACCTACCTACCAATCCTGAACCGAGATCCACTTATCAGAGTTTGCATTTCTGTGAAATAACAGAGATTTCAAatgaaaatgtgtgttttaatttttaaaaatacatatacatttttatttgtcaaataTTTTCACATGTTTTAGTATaaactgttacattttttatggttaaaaaaaatatatatataaataataaacaaaaataaataacaataaaaaataataataatatataatagtaaataagtataaaaaatacatatacattGAATAGTAATCTTTATTTGCAAAATATGTAATATGTAGTTACTCTTCTATTGAGTGTGGCTGCATTCTAaaatcatttatatatctaatataaactgttatattatattttagttatataagttatatttcctaattaaactaggGTCAAGTCCTGTCTTAAattaatccctgtccaggaaaccaccccttgaAGTTTATGTGACACACTCTCAAGTCTCAAGTGCCTATTATGTTAAACCTGGAAAACTTTGTTTCCACATTGACTTTCCTGTGTTTGTTCTATACTCATAATGACCTTTATAGTGTTCATGGGTGGAGTTTACACCTTTTCCTGGTTTTAATAAATTACAAGCAGGAGAGTATGCTCTGGACTATAACATTTGGGCGTTATTGACTGTATAATTTGTTACTTAAGTTCTCCCCTGGTGCAGAGCACATGGAGAAATGTCATGGctagatttttttgtaactaAGGGGAAAAGCAGGAGCTGGTATTTAAGATGACCTGGTTGAGGGTGTAATGTTaagtcttttctttctttctttctctctctctctctctctcttgtgcACGCTCTCTGCTGTCTGTTCTTGAAGGTAAACCTGAGATTGAGGCTCCAGTGAATAGTTTGGTTGCTAAAGAGGGGAACGTGGTCACGCTCAACTGCTCCGCTCTTGGTTATCCTCCTCCACAGTTCACCTGGAAACCCTCTGGCAAAGAGGTGTGTGATTTTAACTACTGTAATAATGATCTTCACATCAGTGATCCATTTTCATCTATGTGATCTATAATCATTGTATAATTGTAAAATGAttttgcttgtgtgtgtgtagtcTGTAACAGTAATGGGGAACAAGTTTATCAGCACTATCACACTTAAAGCCTCATCTGCAGTTCTGAACGACGGTGTCACATGCGAAGCATCCAACGTGCATGGAAAAGACAGCAAGAAATTTACGGTGTCCATCAAAGGTTAGCACGTCTTATTTTGTACATACTGTGGCTATGTTTAGATTAGAAAACTAGCTTATTGCTAACTGTGCAGTTTATGCTGTATGCTTTTTGTATGTAGTATTTTAAGGCATATAGAAAATTCTGCAGGTATTCCAAGTCCATTCAACTTTGGTCCTGGAGGGCAAACTAAACCATTCCAAACATATAGTAAATGAtcaataatataaaaattatttcaagCCACATTCTCTAAATTCAGCCTCTCTTGTTACATCTTTGCAGAGCAAGTTACAGCAGCAGATGCCAATGGCGCTAACCGAGGTAGACACTTGTCCCAGCTCTCTCTgctcctcttcttcctcctcctctcAGGACTCTTTCTTGAATATACTCCATGATCTAGTTCTCTAGCTCTGTACATTGTATATTACGTACCCTTACCAAACACTGTGCATATTGTATATTGTATTATGTATGTGATCTTTGTATGATGTCCGTCCTATATTTTGTGGATGCTGCACCTTTAACTTTCCCTTGTTTGGGACAATAAAGGATTCTGTTCTATTTTACTTTCCTCTCTTTCCTTCCTCTCTGTGTCTGAGGTGTCTGTGTCTTAATACTCTTCTCCTTTCCTTCCATCCTCGGGCGTGTGGTGAGGTGTCTAGCTGGCTCATTTCCATCACTGTTGTATTGTATGTGCACATGTTTGTGTCATCATTGTGGTGATGGACCTCATTCAAGCACTGCAGCAAAAACATTTAAGATCTAAAAATCTAAACAGCCTTAAACAAGATAAATTTACTTAAGAAGCTAAttgtattaaatattaaaacagaGATCTGTCATGGTTTTTACATAAATCTTCTAAAACTCTGTGAGGTTTATGCTTGaaacaagaaaaatattcatctgGCACAGACAAATAAACCTCAATATATATTCTCTTAAAATTTCTTTGGCCTCTATAGTATATTTATCTTGGTTTAAACACGTTTAGATAGTTTTACTAGAAAGCAATGCAAAAATGATTGAGAAAAGAATGTTTTGCAGTAAATAAATGAGGGTTAATGATGTGTGTGTACTGTTCAATGGGACTCAACTGTCTTTTTCCTATAATGCTGCTTGAAGGAAACCCAGTGTTTAAAACAGGTCTGTATTTCCCCTGCTGCTCTTCCATCTTCAGTTTGTGCATTATAATGAAAGGCTGTGTGTATTGATCGTCCCTTTGCTTACAGCATTGAGGAAGTGTGTGAGGCTGTGTATTTTCATGTTTTTGTATCATGACCTTATTTACCACGAATCACactgtgtattttgcatttgCTATTGATAGAAGAACAATAGTAAACTTCTAGTTTACTTCCTCTCCACCCTCTTGACAACGCCCCCCACGCCTTCTTTCTTATCCTCTCCCGCCCGAACCGACAACTTCTCTGCATCCCCCATTTTTATCCATTTAATCTCTATTTTCAACATCTCACCAACGTTCTTCTAATTTTCTCTCGCTCTCCATGCTCCCTCCCTCATATGTTCTCCCTCACGCTTTTGCTCTCCTCAGCCGAAACACAGCAGGCGGGTTCGAGTGTGGTCGTGATCGCGGTGGTGGTGTGCGTTCTGGTCCTGCTTATATTGGTGGCTCTGATCTTCTTCCTGAATAAGAAAGGCAAGCTGAGCTGTGGAAAGAAGGACAAGAAGGACGTGTGAGTACCAAACGGcaataaacaacatttacatGTCATGTTTCGTGGCACATGTATTAATGCCAAGATCCTTTGTCTTTCCAGGCCTTCTGGTGACATGAAAGGTGGTATTGTGGTGGAGATGAAGTCCGGCGATAAAGGCAACGAGGAGTCCGGTCTGCTAAACAAACCTCATGCAGATCAGGTGAGGGGGTCACAGATACCGTTCAGTATAGGGTGCACTGTGCACACTTGAGACATCACAGGTCAATGGCAAACATGTTATTTAATCTGACCACAGCTAAAAACGTAATGTCCTCAAATACAGGACAGTAAAGATTATGCTTATATTGAGATTTAGATTGTATTCCTGTTTGTGGTTGGCTATTGATTAATTGACTGATATTTATAATCTGCAGAGTGAGTTTTAAATAGatagaaatgtaaaaataaaaatgcttttgATGCGTGATGCTTTTACTGGAAGCCGAATGCACAAATGAACACAAATACCCAAATAAATGTGTCTGCAGTGGCTAAGGGAAGCATTGAACACTTTCAATTTCAATTCAGTGGAAATCTGCTAAACTTTCTGTAGAGATCTTCTGAATTTTCTGTGCAGGTGCAGATTTTGTGTGGATCAATAATTCACTCCACCACTATCACCCAAGAATTTTATCTCTTAAGGCAGCTAAATAATGGCTAATACCCTTAGTTGAGTCTTTCATATTTACTAATATGTCTATAAAGAAGGTTTATTAACTACCTTTACCTGTTCACAGTGATAAAGACAGAGAAGAACTCAAGAGGAGATGAAGTGTTGGAATCGAAGCGCTGTTTTCTCTTCATGAGTATTAAGCCTGATGGAGAAGAGAGAGGATACATTTTTAGTTGTACAGTTTTCTTTTGGGTTGGGTGGGTTGGAAAGGGATGGGCTATTTTGATGAATCTGGGGAGGGGGGTCAATTTGGGCACAACAAATGTAAATCTGGCATTATTTTGATAAGGGTGTCTACTGTATCATGATTATATCAGGTCAATCTTTGTCCATTAAGAATGTCTGGGTAGTAGATCTCTTTATGGGATAGAGCCATTAATGCAGTGCTAAACAAGAGCCGTTCAGTGCTAAACAAGCAGGGTCAATTTTACTTagaggaaaacaccaccatttttcaatattttgatgatcttacctcaacttaaacaaatgaatcttttttcaatgcgtgcacttttaatctttgtacagcgcgtcgtgaaagtgttagcatttagcctagcccccttcattcctatggctccatacatggatgaatttaaaagccaccaaacacttccatgttttccctattgaATGACTGTTACaagagtagttacacaagtaagtatggtggcacaaactAAAAcgtttgtttggagccataggaatgaatggggctaagctaaatgcttacacattcaagaagcgctgtaaaAGGGTAAAAGTACACCCTTTGAttaagataggtatgtattaattcatctaagttgaggtaagaacatagtaaaatattgtaaaactGTGATGTCTTCCTTTAAATACCCACTTTACAAACTATAAAGTTTAGGCACTGCATGTTGCTCTTGTTCATACCGTGCTACACCTTGGTCTATTTGAACATGCTTTTGCTCGGTGCAGTAAAGCCGCCAACCATTATTAACCAAGAAACCGCACttattaaagtttttattttgaatCATAAACATAACTTACCATATTATGCCATCATTATCTTGGGTGGTAGACATTAACTGCTTTGGTCGTGTTCTGCATGAAACATATGGATATGCCATTATCATATACACTGTCCAACTGTTTGCTTATGACATTATTAAGCTCTGCCATTCATATCCACCTTGATATGTAGTTCATATTCACATGTTTGCCTCATAGTTTAGATTATTCCCAAAACAGCACACAAAATGCTATTTTAATGTACTACACCTTTAAGAATTGAGCtaagactaaataagaaaagtGACATGCGAGACATCTAGTTGTTTTGGGAATGCTTCAGAGATACTAACTGAATCAGTTCATTTCCTCTGTACTGCCCTGAATTCCAATCTACATCCCAAACATGTTCAAAGACTTGAACCTAATGCAGTAATTAATAAACATGGGCTACTAGGAGGACAGGTCAGGTCAGGGTTATCCTGTGGTTTTAAAATACAGGCACGCGCTCTTTTTAAATGGCTCCTGACAGGGTTTAGGGTtgatttgtttatatattattaccTCTGCTCTTTttgtattcatattttaaattgaTTGAAAATTATTTCTGTATTGTGTACAAATCAAAGtgcttttttttacttttttttcagTTTGAACCATCAAATTAAACACTGAAGGCCTTTCTTAAAGtttaaggggtggttttccagacagggtttagattaagccaggcCTAGGCCTCCGTTATTAAAGACATTAAGTAGTTTCTACAACATACCTTACgagaaacattactggtgtacatgtTGGGACAAAACAATGTAAGCTGTTTTCAGTTATGGCAGCTTAAACATGCTTTGTATTTTAGGACTATGcttaggccttagtttaattaggaaatatatgTAGtaataacaaacatgccttactaaaacattacttgtgtgcattttaaggcaaaacaaaggacactgatgtatttttagatatgtcagtgcaagttgttttcagtttggacagcttttacatttattttaggactaatctaatccctgtccaagAAACCCCCCCTATAAGTTTGGTGACATGTGCCTGGTTGCTTGTACAGCATTTCATATACAAATAATGACtgtacattttaaaagaaaGGAGACACAAAAACAGCTTGTAAAAGTTAAGGGATAATGGcagaatttttatatatataggTTCATGAGTGATCAgcttttgttatttatcattttaTTCATAACCTCTTTCATTTTGCTTTatcttttcctttttttaaaccaaaaaatatatgattgaagactgtaaaaattatttctGTAAGCTTGTATATTTGTTTCAGGTTTCTTTGTTTTGCATctgtatgtatgtttttttttttttcagtgaaagCACACTGGTGTTCAGGTTAGGCACAGCTGGAAGATTCTAGAATCACAATGTTGTCGGGACACCCTGTCATTTTTAACCAAGTTTCCACTCTTATGTGATTATGTGAGCCTTGTTATTTTCTTCAGGTAACAGATTCATAATAGCAGTTCTTTAGGTCCATTGCATACCAGAACAACAGTAAATTGCAGGGACGATATTTACTCAATTACAGTTTACTCAATGTCCACAGACACATGCAGATAACACATAAAGTGCTTGTCTGA
Above is a window of Paramisgurnus dabryanus chromosome 13, PD_genome_1.1, whole genome shotgun sequence DNA encoding:
- the bcam gene encoding basal cell adhesion molecule; this encodes MERTMLGRCRFWTLLALTLQVCLAEVKVMVTPKVEVIKGETAKLPCTYTTTASASTIVAQWFIEVAGVRKQIAYKTERSFGVDANTPLTDRLVLGDDLSITISPVIVDDERSFYCQVTTGSTGVSEAETVVKVFYAPEKPVISGNDQSIPVFEGFTSSSEVGKCTSRNAHPQPRLIWFKDGTPMPEVKDLKEKTYMIAGVVKEASGLYTVTSTLFMRPEKADAKSVFHCTVEYSMPNKQIKQENSDTFNLTLLYSAENVYFKIMNHGPIKEGDDVHMICETDGNPQPNFLFSKEDKQLAGATGSLMLKSVTREDAGTYKCVAEDFDAGPEVVLDKTLNVNVHYLDPVVVAPEGPLNVSQGEAVELQCKTKSSDSYTLQWKKGSKVLSQNGVLTLQSVTLSDAGLYLCVGAVPTVPGLEKQANVTITVQGKPEIEAPVNSLVAKEGNVVTLNCSALGYPPPQFTWKPSGKESVTVMGNKFISTITLKASSAVLNDGVTCEASNVHGKDSKKFTVSIKEQVTAADANGANRAETQQAGSSVVVIAVVVCVLVLLILVALIFFLNKKGKLSCGKKDKKDVPSGDMKGGIVVEMKSGDKGNEESGLLNKPHADQ